TCCGCCGCCCGGCTTTCAACCAAGCGTTGGTTATCCCACGCGCCCTGCTTTTTTTGCGGACGGAACAATGGTGGTTGGAACATACTTGACAACTGACGGCCAATTTCGGCAGGCAATATTGATTGAGCGGGACCCATCGGGTGAAATATCCGTATACAACATGGGTGGAATGAACAATATGTACTTTTTGCGGGATTGGCTAGCAGTAAGCACCGGATCCATACAGCCTGCAGTCGGATTTCTATATAGGAACGGGGAGTACGGCAGGCAGTATTCATTTGCGGAAAGGAAGGGCGAAAGCCTGACTGAGCAGGATCCATTTCAGCAGCCCTCCGAAAGACAGTTATTTATTTCCCATATCGATTACGTTATAAACATTCCCGTTATCCTTCAAATCAGGGATTTCATATCCTTGTTTTCAAGGCAGGAAGGGGAATTCCAGGAAGAGCTTGTAACCGTCAATCCGCCAACGCGTGTGTGCATGATAATGCAACAAGACAATATTTCAATACAGTATGCGGCGCAAGACCAGGACAATGTCATTTCAAGGTTAGCAAGCGAGAACGGTTCTTGGGAAAACTCACCTTTTCTGCTGCGGGACTATCCCTTGCTTCAGGCAGTTAGAAAGGCACTCTTTATCGATCAAGGATTCGTGTACATAGCTAGCTTTTACTACGAATCGGATAACTTAACGCGAAATGTGTTTTTATTGGAAGACGGCACTAGCTATTTTAGCGAACCACTGGATGAAACAGGTGCTTATCTAACCAGCATTGATATGGCTCTGGATGACTCGGGTGTCTACGTCGCCGCTGCAGATGAATCCGCTTCGGCTGTTTATCTTTATACGCGCGAATCACCGCTATAGCAGTATGGATTTACTTGCAGATTTGTTAAAAGATGTTAAGCATGTTAAATCTTGTAACGCACGCGTTTATTCAAGCCAATTCTTCGAAATTCAGGTACGATATAGTGGTTTGCAATTCTTCTTGTTGTGAAATTCAGTCACGGGAGCTTCTAATCGATGGCAACAGTTGATTGGGTAGAGGATGGTTCCACGGACATCCGTCCAGACGCGGACAAGGGGCTTCTGCCTTACACAAGCGCGACAAACAAGAACATCGGAAGTTCGTCAAGACGCTGGGGCGCTACTTGGATTGGTGCTCTGGATTCGGTTGGCAACGCGTCTTTCGACGGCAACGCCGATTTCGTGCTGGCCGACGGCGAGCTGTTCACCGTTACAACCGACGACTTCGAGGACCTGGTAAAGGTAATCGGCACATCCAACAAGGTGGCGATAGGCGGCGTGTCCGGTTCGGCCACAGACGGCAGGCTGCGCGTCGTCCAGTTCGACGACGAGGACTCGATCGCCGTACTGGAGCTTGTCCAGACAAGCGACGACGGGCCGATTCTGAAGATCCAGGGGAACGTCCAGTCCGATTTTTCGGGCAACATCTCGACAGATCCCGGCAACGGCGTTTTCATAGCTCCTTTATCGGCCATCGGCCCGGGCGCGACGGGATGGCAGTTCCTGTGCATGGTGAAGTGCCTGATCAACGGAGTCGGCGAGGCGTGGCTTGCGCTTTACGGGCCGGTGACGAATCCGTCGTAAGGGGACTGAAATGGCGGCGGAAAACGCAAACGAGGATCACCATCTTGTACTCAAGTCGCAACCGGACGGAAGCATCGTTGTCAAGCATTACAAACTTGCCGATACGGTAGCGCTTGAGCCGGAGACGGTGAAGACGATAGCCGAATTTCACAACGCAAGATTGGAAAAGATTACGGAAATTGCCGCGGGCGGAATCGACATCGGCAAACTGGCGGCGATTGCAAAGAAGCAGCCTCCCGCCTCAAAACCGACGCGCAAACCGCAGGCGAAAAAGTAGCTAATTCCCAAGCGTGAGTTTTGGTCGTATTACCGGCGGGGAGGAGTTTTCCTTCCCGCTTTTATTTAGCGCCCGACGTTTTTATCATCCCGCGGCCGCGCCTATGCCGATTCCCTCCAGCGTGACCTTTCTCAGCGTATCGCGCTCGCCGAGGCGCCGGCCCGCATCGAGGATTTCAATTCCCGCGATGTTTCCTTCCGCGTCTATATCCAACGCGATTCCGTCACCGATTTCGCGGCAGGTCGTGGTTGTTTCCCTGAAAATTATTCTCAATGCGTCTACTTCAGAATCGTAAACAATTCGCACGATCACAACCTCCATCTCGATATTGAACGCGGCCTTGGAAGGCCGCACTCCTAATCCAGCTCCACTTCGAGCCTTCTGAATCCCTTTCCCTTGTTTTCGACTTTCTTAATCGCGAGCCTGCCGACTTCCGAGAGATTGCGGACGTGCGCGCCGCCGTCCGCCTGCAAGTCAACCCCGACTATTTCGACGATGCGGATTTCGGAAAGCCCCTCCGGCAGCAGGTCAATCTCCGTTCGCAGCAGATCGGGAATTTTCCTCGCATCGTCGGCGGGCAACGAGTAAATTTTCACCTCCGCGCCGCCCGAGAGCGCAGCGTTCACCTCGCGTTCGATCGCCTCCCGGTACTCCGGCTTCCACTCCGGGAATCCGAAGTCCATCCGCGCGCTGCCCTCCCGCACCTGCGCGCCCGTAACCTTGACGCCGTACATCTTCCATATCGTCGCGCAAAGCACATGCAGCGCGGTGTGGTAGCGGCGAAGAAGGTGGCAGTATTCCCAGTCGAGCGAGAGCGAAACGGATTCCCCAGCCGCCGGAACCGCCCCGCCAGCGGTGAAGTGCTTCATCCCTTCCTCGGTCTTTTGCACGTTTATGATTTCGCCCAACGTACCGGCCGCGCTGAAAGCGCCGCGGTCGCTGGGCAGCCCTCCGCCCTCCGCGAAAAAGCAGGTGCGGCCGGGGATGAACCACCCGTCGCCGGATTCGAGAACGGCGGATTCGCAATTCCGGATGGACGGATCGAACAAACTTACAAGCTCGGTAGGCATGGCGGAATTCTAACACCCGCGCGCCGGCCCGCATTTTGAGGTACAATGCGCATGAAACCCCCGGCGCATCGCGGCCTTATTTATTATTCATCTGCCGGGCGGTGGATTATGACTATCGAATCGTGGGGACGGCACCTTTCGCCGGCTGCGGGCGGCGCGGGCGCGGCGCGGCTGAGCGGCTTCGAAAAAATAGCTTTCATGCGGCACGAATACCCTTTTCCGCATCCGGAAGTAGTCCGGCCGGGAAATCCGCAGACTTCTCTTGTCGTATTCGCAAACCTGACCAACTCGACGCAGGATTTGTTTGTAGGCTCGACGCCGTACAGCGTGCCGCGTTGGAAGTCGCGCTGCGTGGAAACCGCTCCCAGACAGACCGACATCTGGCTGAAAGGCGGGGAGCGCAAGTCGTACGACCTGGAAGCGGGCGTCGCATACAGGATTGACATCGTGGATGCTTTTGAGGATGCTTCCGCGCCCACGCCTCCGGAACATACCCGCATAAAGATGAAAATAATCAACCGCGGCAATTCGGCGCGCAATCTGTTCGTAAACGGGGACAAGTGGAGCCCGGTGCACGTGGGGGTCGGGCAGACGGGCGAGATTTCGGTGCCTGGCGGAGAATTCGTATTGTCGTGCCACATCGAGGACCGGCCGGACGCGTGCTTTCTTGTGGTGCGCCCTCAAAAGGACTTCGCGTTCGACATGTTCTAGCGTGTGCGAGTTGAATTTTTATCGCACTTTCATTCTGAAGCCGAGCCTTTTGCACAGGTCGGGAGAGACGCGGAGAATGTCCCGCTCAATGCACCGCGCGCCCGTCCGATTGAACGCGCGGCGCTGCATGAGAAAGAAAAGAATGATTTCGAACGCGGTGGATACCGTCCATGCGACCCACTTTGTGTATCCGCAAACGGCCAGCGCGTCCGTGCGCGCGATGAATTTGTTCAAGCGGATTCCGTGGGTGTCCAGCGCGTAGCAGCTTCCGAGATAAATGATTCTTCCCGCGCACCGGCCTCCGAGTATTTCCGCAAGGTCGTCAAGAGAAACTTCTTCCTTTTTTGCGGGCATCTGTATAACTTCTCCGCCGGGCACGCCATGAAATCCGAGGTACAGCACCGGGTAGTTTGCGTACTGCTTGTTCACCCACTTGCCCAGGTAATACTCGAAATCCGCGCGCGTCGCGATGTTGCGGTGTATGTATGGAATGCGCTCGGTGTCGCGCAGCAGCCGAAGGCCGTTTTCGACCGACGAGGTGTCCCGAAGGTCGTTCGTCCAATCGCCTTCCAGGCAGAAAATTCCCTTTGCATCCTTTTTTCCGAGTGCCATCGTTTTTCCGTGCGTCTTCCCGCGGGGGCTGGCCGCCTCTCGCGGGGAATTATCGGCGGCGATATAGTATAGTGTAAATCCGGCCGGCTGAAGCAATCTCCGGCCTCAAGGAGAGAAATGCAGTTCGACATACCGAGCCTGATGGCGCAGGCTCAGCAATTGATGAAGGAATTCGAGGATCGGAAGGCCGCCGTCGAGGCCGAGCTGGCGGAGGCCACCGTCACCGGCTCCGCGGGCGCCGGAGCGGTCGAAATTTCGCTTTCAGGCGACAGACAGGTGCGCCGGGTCAAAATCGACCGCTCGAAAGTGGACCCCAGCGATGTGGAACTCCTGGAAGACCTCGTGTTTTCCGCTCTTGCCGACGCGCTAAGGCGCGTCGAAGCCATCAACCTGGAGAAGTACGAGGGGTTGTCGCAGAGTGTGACCATCGGGGGAATGGATTTGGGCTCGATAAAGGATTTGTTGGGATAGCGATGATGCCGGAAGCGCTAAGGGCGCTCGTCAGGGAACTCGCCAAGCTGCCGGGAATCGGGCCGCGCAGTGCGGAGCGGATCGCCCTGCACCTTGTGACAAGCGGGGACGTGGAGGCGATTTCACTTTCGAATGCGTTGAAAAACGCGGCCGAGAGTGTGGGATTTTGCCGGGAGTGCGGAGCACTTTCCGAAAAGGGGAAGCTTTGCGCGGTTTGCTCCGACAGTTCTCGTTCCAGAAAAAGCCTGATGATCGTCGAAGGGCCGCTGGATGTGTTCGCGCTCGAGCGCGGCGGATTCTTTACGGGCGTCTATCACGTTCTTGGCGGAGTATTGTCACCGCTCGAAGGAGTAACGCCGGAGGATTTGAAAATTCCGGAGCTGATCGCGAGGATCAGGAAAAACGGAACGAATGAAGCCGTCGTGGCCACAAATCCGTCCGCGGAAGGCGATGTGACCGCCAGTTACATAGCGGCTGAATTGAAGCCGCTGGGAGTACGCGTGACGCGGCTTGCGCGCGGGCTTCCAACGGGCGCACAGGTGGACTACGCCGACAGCGATACGCTGGAGCAGGCGCTGGCGCACCGGACGGAGCTGTAGATGGACGCGGGCGGGCCGCTCGGCGCGGACGGGATAATCGTTGCAATTGAAACGAGCTTCGACGACTCGGCGATCGCGGCCGTCGACGCCGCGGGAACGATCCTTGCGGGTTATGTGGCGGGACGCGTCGAATTGCACCGGGAGTGGGGCGGGGTTGTGCCCGAAATCGCGGCCCGCAGCCACATAACCGACCTGCCCGCGCTGTACTTCGAGCTGAAGCGGCACATCGACACGAAGCGCATAAAGGCGGTTGCGGTAACGCGAGGGCCGGGGCTTGTCGGGAGCCTGCTTGTAGGAGTCAACTACGCGCAGGGACTGTCGCTCGGACTCGGCGTTCCCGTGATGGGATTGAACCATCTGGAAGGACATATCGTCAGCCCGTTTCTGGACGCGGGGGACGGAAATGCACGCCGGGGACGTATCATCGGCGAAATTCCTTTTCCACATATCGCTCTGGTGGTGTCCGGAGGAAACACTCTGCTTGTGCGCGCCAATGCGCTGGGCGATTACACGACTCTTGGAGAAACGCTGGACGATGCGGGGGGGGAGCTGCTTGACAAGATCGCGGTCGCGCTCGGCCGCGATTATCCGGGCGGAGCAACTATCGAACGGCTCGCGGCGCATGCCGACGCGGAAAATCCGGACACGGCGCGCTGGCTTGCGCGGCACCAGCTTCCCGTGCCCATGAGGGAATCAAGAGACCTGAATTTCAGTTACAGCGGGCTTAAAACCGCGGCGCTGCGGCTGATGAAGGCGGAAAACATAACAGCGGGACATCCACTCGAACCCGCTTTTTGCCTAGCGCTGCAGAACGCGTTGAACGAATCGCTTTTCATAAAGGCAGCGGAAGCTTTAAGGGACAATCCCGACTGCAGAACGCTTACGCTGTCCGGCGGAGTGGCGGCAAACTCCGCGCTTTGCGCGAATTTCCGGTCTATGCTCGCTGAAAGCGGCGTCAACGTGCTCGTGCCGCATAAGCCTCTGGCGGTGGACAACGCCGAGATGATGGCGTATCTGGCGTGGCTGATAATCTCCGCGCGGGGCGCAATTCCATTGGACGACGAGGAGCTGGATGCGGAGCCTGGATTGAGGCTTTA
This region of bacterium genomic DNA includes:
- a CDS encoding PKD domain-containing protein; protein product: MGVRICTARVTDDSFLATTKTVTVIVYPPEGGPVPQPPVAIAGAWPLEGDAPFETTLVCNNSYDPDGQIVKYEWDFEGDGQFDWQSGNSENIKHTYGAGIWNAVLRVTDNSGLIALKNLILVSNSSSLYWQRELVQQLQGSSQLKTDILETGIGAAVSPVTGELCIVYGVRDDIMPNSTKDRIRMAFKGGSGGNEWRFEDYFAEPVPPPGFQPSVGYPTRPAFFADGTMVVGTYLTTDGQFRQAILIERDPSGEISVYNMGGMNNMYFLRDWLAVSTGSIQPAVGFLYRNGEYGRQYSFAERKGESLTEQDPFQQPSERQLFISHIDYVINIPVILQIRDFISLFSRQEGEFQEELVTVNPPTRVCMIMQQDNISIQYAAQDQDNVISRLASENGSWENSPFLLRDYPLLQAVRKALFIDQGFVYIASFYYESDNLTRNVFLLEDGTSYFSEPLDETGAYLTSIDMALDDSGVYVAAADESASAVYLYTRESPL
- a CDS encoding YbaB/EbfC family nucleoid-associated protein, whose amino-acid sequence is MQFDIPSLMAQAQQLMKEFEDRKAAVEAELAEATVTGSAGAGAVEISLSGDRQVRRVKIDRSKVDPSDVELLEDLVFSALADALRRVEAINLEKYEGLSQSVTIGGMDLGSIKDLLG
- a CDS encoding DUF2283 domain-containing protein, encoding MRIVYDSEVDALRIIFRETTTTCREIGDGIALDIDAEGNIAGIEILDAGRRLGERDTLRKVTLEGIGIGAAAG
- the recR gene encoding recombination protein RecR — encoded protein: MMPEALRALVRELAKLPGIGPRSAERIALHLVTSGDVEAISLSNALKNAAESVGFCRECGALSEKGKLCAVCSDSSRSRKSLMIVEGPLDVFALERGGFFTGVYHVLGGVLSPLEGVTPEDLKIPELIARIRKNGTNEAVVATNPSAEGDVTASYIAAELKPLGVRVTRLARGLPTGAQVDYADSDTLEQALAHRTEL
- a CDS encoding alanyl-tRNA editing protein, translated to MPTELVSLFDPSIRNCESAVLESGDGWFIPGRTCFFAEGGGLPSDRGAFSAAGTLGEIINVQKTEEGMKHFTAGGAVPAAGESVSLSLDWEYCHLLRRYHTALHVLCATIWKMYGVKVTGAQVREGSARMDFGFPEWKPEYREAIEREVNAALSGGAEVKIYSLPADDARKIPDLLRTEIDLLPEGLSEIRIVEIVGVDLQADGGAHVRNLSEVGRLAIKKVENKGKGFRRLEVELD
- the tsaD gene encoding tRNA (adenosine(37)-N6)-threonylcarbamoyltransferase complex transferase subunit TsaD: MDAGGPLGADGIIVAIETSFDDSAIAAVDAAGTILAGYVAGRVELHREWGGVVPEIAARSHITDLPALYFELKRHIDTKRIKAVAVTRGPGLVGSLLVGVNYAQGLSLGLGVPVMGLNHLEGHIVSPFLDAGDGNARRGRIIGEIPFPHIALVVSGGNTLLVRANALGDYTTLGETLDDAGGELLDKIAVALGRDYPGGATIERLAAHADAENPDTARWLARHQLPVPMRESRDLNFSYSGLKTAALRLMKAENITAGHPLEPAFCLALQNALNESLFIKAAEALRDNPDCRTLTLSGGVAANSALCANFRSMLAESGVNVLVPHKPLAVDNAEMMAYLAWLIISARGAIPLDDEELDAEPGLRL